One window from the genome of Aneurinibacillus sp. REN35 encodes:
- a CDS encoding MFS transporter produces the protein MKKKGRRQAGEKLMGVLMFTLTISAMSVLVFNFVLPQISAEFHLTNAQVSWISSSYALIYGIGTVIYGKLADRFALKNLLTFGLIVFVGGSLLGLTAQTFPVIVAGRCLQAAGAAVIPAAAMLIPLRYFPPERRGEAMGTIFVGLALGSALGPVISALVVSVGHWRWLFCIPLFIVCTLPFYRKYLGDEKGSVTKLDWLGGGLLAACVTLLLLGITMGTAWFLGGLAALVLFILRIRSTPEPFVPPKLFTNKRYTLSLVIAFLVSGIGFSLYFLSPLLLADVHKLPANWIGFAMVPAAAASAILGRKGGKLADSRGNAFLFFVASGLLSTCFILLSTFSGSHAVFIALFLIFGNVGQSFMMIVMSNSVSMTLPKEQAGVGMGMLSMLNFIAGGMATGVYGRVVDIGSTTHWNPVNFYSSGAIYSNIFLVLAALHIAILLFYYFQFGSLNRKEQVNKKSTSM, from the coding sequence ATGAAAAAGAAAGGAAGAAGGCAAGCGGGCGAGAAATTGATGGGCGTTCTCATGTTTACGCTTACCATTTCCGCTATGAGTGTACTCGTATTTAACTTTGTTCTTCCCCAAATCAGTGCGGAGTTTCATCTGACAAACGCTCAGGTAAGCTGGATCTCTTCCTCGTATGCTCTGATTTATGGAATCGGTACAGTCATATATGGAAAGCTGGCGGATCGTTTTGCGCTAAAGAATTTGCTGACATTCGGATTAATCGTTTTTGTAGGGGGATCGCTTCTCGGCCTTACCGCCCAAACGTTCCCGGTGATAGTAGCAGGAAGATGTCTGCAGGCAGCAGGGGCCGCTGTCATTCCAGCTGCAGCGATGCTGATTCCGCTGCGCTATTTCCCGCCTGAACGAAGAGGGGAAGCAATGGGAACAATATTTGTCGGGCTTGCTCTTGGCAGTGCGCTTGGGCCTGTCATCTCGGCACTCGTTGTAAGTGTTGGCCATTGGCGCTGGCTGTTCTGCATCCCGCTCTTTATTGTATGTACACTGCCTTTTTATCGTAAATATTTAGGGGATGAAAAGGGAAGCGTTACAAAACTCGACTGGTTAGGGGGTGGTTTGCTTGCCGCTTGCGTTACGCTGCTGCTGCTGGGTATAACCATGGGAACGGCCTGGTTTCTGGGCGGATTGGCTGCTTTAGTCTTGTTTATCCTGCGAATACGTTCGACCCCTGAGCCGTTCGTTCCGCCCAAGCTTTTCACAAACAAACGCTACACACTCAGCCTGGTGATTGCGTTTCTCGTTAGCGGCATTGGTTTTTCATTATATTTTCTGAGTCCCTTGTTATTGGCCGATGTTCATAAGCTGCCAGCCAACTGGATCGGTTTTGCCATGGTCCCTGCCGCTGCTGCTTCTGCCATTCTGGGAAGAAAAGGAGGGAAGCTCGCAGACTCGAGAGGCAACGCATTTCTTTTCTTTGTAGCATCTGGCTTGTTATCGACATGCTTTATTTTGCTTTCCACTTTCAGTGGTTCACATGCTGTATTCATCGCTTTGTTTCTGATCTTTGGTAATGTCGGGCAATCGTTTATGATGATTGTAATGTCCAATTCCGTCTCGATGACACTGCCGAAGGAACAGGCGGGTGTGGGCATGGGAATGCTATCCATGCTGAATTTCATTGCGGGTGGAATGGCTACCGGGGTATATGGCAGAGTCGTAGATATCGGATCCACGACCCATTGGAATCCGGTCAATTTTTATTCAAGTGGTGCGATTTACAGCAATATCTTTCTTGTTCTTGCCGCCTTGCATATAGCGATTCTGCTTTTCTACTATTTTCAGTTTGGCAGCTTGAATAGAAAAGAACAGGTGAATAAAAAAAGCACATCGATGTAA
- the nikB gene encoding nickel ABC transporter permease: MGIYITRRLLSVIPVLFVVSVIVFLLIHFIPGDPAAVMLGAESSPQQLAELQEKLGLNKPLLEQFTSWFLHMLSGDLGYSIVSEKQVTTLIWERLPATLMLIFYALLISVVIAIPLGIISAIRYNTRWDYIAMVFALIGISIPNFWAGLLLIMVFSLQLGWLPSTGYVDMTKNVWEHLQHLLLPAFALGFLQAGIVTRMTRSSMLEVLQQDYIRTIRAKGGSEKVVVLKHALKNSAIPIITILGINFGLLLGGTVVVEIIFSIPGIGQLLVQSVFNRDYPVIQGVILCVAFIYVLINLVVDLLYTYFDPKIDYNKG, encoded by the coding sequence ATGGGGATTTATATAACGAGAAGGTTGCTGTCTGTTATTCCTGTGCTGTTCGTTGTCTCTGTCATTGTCTTTTTGCTGATTCACTTCATACCGGGTGATCCTGCTGCAGTTATGTTAGGAGCAGAATCCAGCCCTCAACAGCTTGCCGAGCTTCAGGAAAAACTCGGATTAAACAAACCGTTGCTAGAGCAGTTTACCAGTTGGTTTCTTCATATGCTATCAGGTGACTTAGGTTATTCTATCGTGTCAGAAAAACAAGTAACAACGCTTATATGGGAGAGGTTACCTGCAACCCTTATGCTAATCTTTTATGCATTGCTTATCTCAGTTGTTATTGCGATTCCATTAGGCATTATTTCTGCTATTCGATATAACACCCGCTGGGACTATATAGCAATGGTTTTTGCATTAATAGGAATCTCAATCCCTAATTTTTGGGCAGGGTTACTACTCATTATGGTATTTTCATTGCAACTGGGGTGGCTGCCTTCAACCGGATATGTAGATATGACTAAAAATGTATGGGAGCATCTGCAGCACCTTTTATTGCCTGCTTTTGCTTTGGGTTTCCTGCAAGCTGGCATTGTAACCCGCATGACACGCTCAAGCATGCTGGAGGTATTGCAGCAGGATTATATTCGTACCATTCGAGCCAAGGGAGGCTCTGAAAAGGTAGTTGTTCTTAAGCATGCACTCAAAAACTCAGCGATCCCTATCATTACAATTTTGGGTATTAACTTCGGTTTACTGCTCGGGGGGACAGTAGTTGTTGAAATAATTTTTAGTATTCCAGGTATCGGGCAATTGCTTGTTCAGTCGGTATTTAATAGAGACTATCCCGTGATACAGGGGGTTATCCTCTGTGTAGCCTTTATCTACGTTTTAATCAATCTTGTTGTTGATTTACTCTATACGTACTTTGATCCAAAAATTGACTACAATAAGGGGTGA
- a CDS encoding ABC transporter ATP-binding protein has protein sequence MDEKILDVRGLTIQFDTPSGIVEVVSGIDFYVGKGETVGLVGESGCGKSVSSLGIMGLLPSPPARDTKGEIFFQGKNLLKESPAYLRSIRGNAISMIFQDPMSSLDPAFTIGSQINEAIQFHEEISTAETKERSIELLRIVGISNPEQRYHEYPHQLSGGMRQRVMIAIALACNPQLIIADEPTTALDVTVQAQILELLKKLCENFNTSIIIITHDMGVVAETCDRVLVMYAGQIVEEAPIEELFDKTAHPYTEGLLKSIPKVTGDKTKLYSIPGSVPTQGHLIQGCRFHPRCSYVTPHCLEEDPPFIEIEAGHRVKCWNTNEVLNKSKVMNSGGMNK, from the coding sequence ATGGATGAAAAAATATTAGATGTAAGGGGATTAACAATTCAATTTGATACGCCGTCCGGTATTGTTGAGGTTGTTAGCGGTATTGATTTTTATGTTGGCAAGGGGGAAACAGTAGGTCTTGTAGGAGAAAGCGGCTGTGGAAAAAGTGTAAGTTCCTTGGGGATTATGGGATTGTTGCCATCCCCGCCAGCCAGGGACACGAAAGGAGAAATCTTCTTTCAAGGGAAGAACTTACTCAAAGAATCTCCAGCTTATCTTCGTTCAATACGCGGCAATGCGATTTCAATGATCTTTCAAGATCCCATGAGTTCTCTCGATCCCGCCTTTACCATTGGCAGTCAAATTAATGAAGCGATTCAATTCCATGAGGAGATTAGTACTGCTGAGACAAAGGAAAGGTCTATTGAATTGTTGCGAATAGTAGGGATCTCTAATCCGGAGCAGAGGTATCATGAATACCCACATCAGTTGTCAGGGGGAATGCGGCAGCGTGTCATGATTGCGATCGCCTTAGCCTGTAATCCGCAGCTGATTATAGCAGATGAACCGACTACTGCCTTAGATGTGACTGTACAAGCCCAAATTCTCGAGTTGTTAAAGAAGCTGTGCGAGAACTTCAACACATCAATCATTATCATTACTCACGATATGGGAGTCGTAGCGGAGACATGTGATAGAGTGCTGGTTATGTATGCAGGACAAATCGTAGAAGAAGCACCTATCGAGGAATTGTTTGATAAAACGGCGCATCCATACACGGAAGGGTTGTTAAAGTCTATACCTAAAGTTACGGGAGATAAGACGAAATTATACTCTATTCCGGGCAGTGTTCCTACCCAGGGGCATCTTATACAAGGCTGCAGGTTCCATCCGAGGTGTTCATACGTCACTCCTCATTGTCTAGAAGAAGATCCGCCATTTATCGAAATTGAAGCAGGACACCGGGTAAAGTGCTGGAATACGAATGAAGTTTTAAATAAGAGTAAAGTAATGAATAGTGGAGGAATGAACAAATGA
- a CDS encoding helix-turn-helix transcriptional regulator has translation MSKSKRLMELLMTVNQKRTFTVKELSQEFGVSQRTILRDLQELSEIGVPLYSEVGPHGGYRVLKERILPPIAFSEEEAVAIFFAIHALRHYSSLPFEAESSSVVSKFYHHMPPDIRNRINQMRNRVDFVTPTRQASSPYVSALLDAAIQQNVLLIDYESRKKRSQREIQPIGIYTRNGLWYCPAYCYQNDDIRVFRCDRIHSVARSTTKPMDLQHIHLENREVKSGEESLSLFVELTKEGVEVCEAEPWSAPMLHTRPDGTGWLEGTIVKSDLSFFAKFFIGLCNEGTVEQPPELLGGIKRELSKLVDKYGG, from the coding sequence ATGTCCAAATCAAAACGACTCATGGAATTATTAATGACCGTCAATCAAAAACGGACGTTTACTGTGAAGGAGCTTTCTCAGGAGTTTGGTGTCTCGCAGCGAACGATCCTGCGGGATTTACAGGAGTTAAGTGAAATAGGGGTCCCCTTATATTCTGAAGTAGGACCGCATGGCGGATATCGTGTGTTGAAGGAACGGATTCTGCCGCCGATTGCGTTCTCAGAGGAAGAAGCCGTCGCGATATTTTTTGCCATCCATGCTCTCCGCCACTATTCATCTCTTCCTTTTGAAGCGGAATCCTCTTCGGTCGTAAGCAAATTTTATCACCATATGCCACCGGACATCCGGAACCGGATTAATCAAATGAGGAATCGTGTTGATTTTGTAACGCCTACCAGGCAGGCCAGTTCACCCTATGTATCCGCCTTGCTTGATGCCGCCATCCAGCAAAACGTTCTGCTCATAGACTATGAATCCCGAAAAAAGCGGTCCCAGCGGGAGATACAGCCCATCGGAATCTATACAAGAAACGGTCTGTGGTACTGTCCGGCCTATTGCTATCAGAACGATGACATTCGTGTGTTCCGCTGTGATCGTATTCATTCGGTCGCTCGGTCGACAACAAAGCCGATGGACCTGCAGCATATTCACCTTGAAAATAGGGAAGTGAAAAGCGGGGAGGAGAGTCTGTCTCTTTTTGTGGAATTGACGAAAGAGGGTGTAGAAGTGTGTGAAGCAGAGCCCTGGTCGGCACCGATGCTTCATACTCGGCCGGATGGAACCGGTTGGCTTGAGGGAACCATTGTAAAAAGTGATCTTTCGTTTTTTGCGAAGTTCTTCATTGGCTTATGTAATGAAGGAACGGTGGAGCAGCCGCCGGAGCTGTTGGGTGGTATAAAAAGGGAGCTGTCTAAGCTAGTGGACAAGTATGGTGGCTGA
- a CDS encoding HIT family protein: MTCPFCRMPTSQIVLENELAKAFYDLYPVQKGHLLIVPKRHVATYFEAAEEEILAMHRLLHEGKALVDETYAPDGYNIGVNVGHYGGQTVMHLHLHLIPRYQGDVADPRGGIRKAIPNLVPYPVDQKEENDA, from the coding sequence ATGACATGTCCATTCTGTCGGATGCCGACTTCACAGATTGTGCTGGAAAATGAGCTGGCAAAAGCATTCTATGATCTCTACCCGGTGCAAAAAGGACACCTCTTGATTGTACCAAAGCGGCATGTCGCCACGTATTTTGAGGCAGCAGAAGAAGAAATCCTGGCTATGCATCGCTTACTGCATGAAGGAAAAGCACTTGTGGATGAGACGTATGCGCCTGATGGCTACAATATTGGTGTGAATGTGGGGCATTATGGAGGGCAGACTGTGATGCACCTGCATCTGCATTTGATTCCGCGCTATCAAGGCGATGTGGCTGATCCGCGCGGCGGAATCAGAAAAGCGATTCCGAACCTTGTGCCGTATCCTGTGGATCAGAAGGAGGAAAATGATGCCTAG
- a CDS encoding NADPH-dependent FMN reductase: MLNIAIVLGSTRQGRNGEAVARWMYNFAVNRNDHVRYELVDLAAYPLPFFGEVVPAVMQQRAAASVKAWSEKMAAFDGYIFVTPEYNHATTGVLKNALDYLNAEVNNKAAGFVGYGGLGGARAIENLRLILGELQVADVRTAVTFSVITDFENMKRFNPAAHHAKNANEMLDQVLSWSRALQSLRMG, translated from the coding sequence ATGTTGAATATCGCTATTGTGCTTGGGAGTACACGTCAGGGGCGCAACGGGGAAGCGGTTGCCCGGTGGATGTATAATTTTGCTGTAAATCGCAACGATCACGTACGGTATGAACTGGTAGATCTTGCGGCGTATCCTCTTCCGTTCTTTGGAGAGGTGGTCCCTGCTGTTATGCAGCAGAGGGCGGCGGCAAGTGTGAAAGCCTGGTCAGAAAAAATGGCCGCCTTTGACGGATATATTTTTGTCACACCTGAATACAATCACGCAACAACAGGTGTCCTTAAAAACGCACTCGATTACTTGAATGCAGAAGTCAACAACAAGGCCGCCGGTTTTGTAGGATACGGCGGGCTGGGCGGTGCGCGGGCCATAGAAAATCTGCGGCTTATTTTAGGTGAGCTGCAAGTGGCCGATGTCCGTACAGCGGTCACATTTTCTGTCATCACCGACTTTGAAAACATGAAGAGATTCAATCCAGCAGCGCATCATGCAAAAAATGCGAATGAAATGCTCGATCAAGTTCTCTCCTGGAGTCGTGCATTACAAAGCCTGCGCATGGGGTAA
- a CDS encoding DEAD/DEAH box helicase family protein, which produces MNEIRLLTSQVIQQIIQEMQQASSIYILTSFTMKSGIELLRPHLIEAKRRGAEIKLLTGDYLYVTQPEALAILADLNGSVEARLWQSGGLSFHPKAYLFGQNDGRAAVIVGSSNLSRSALTYGVEWNVLVHSEASHSAYEEASEEYMKLFFHEHTIPINPETATQYESAYQEYHRKYPNLAGTWTEKEALDVMFTPELPPEPGKVIETAETYITGQTLAPREAQVKALEELYNRQEEGYRKAMVVMATGLGKTYLAGFFAQSFQRILFIAHREEILLQAMKSWKRVMPQRTHGMYNGKIKEESAGCVYASIYTLSRQQHLAKFQPKDFDLIVVDEFHHAAAASYRRVIEYFQPSFLLGITATPDRLDGKDVFALCDGNVAYQIHFIEAIQRGWLAPFHYYGVYDETDYSAIRWLGNRYDEEQLLSAQLREGMAESILKSYMQHRQTRALGFCSSIAQATFLAKYFVQHGVKAASLHSRSTDISRAEAIRRIEAGELEIILTVDLFNEGVDIPSLDTLLFVRPTESLAIFTQQVGRGLRLHPGKEKCVIIDFIGNYRNADVKLQLFDKDRHEKKKKAVSIIAPANCEVNVDLRVIDLLKELARKRQPRKERMLEAFLLAKQEMGRRPTYVEAHLQSGGDGAVYRQEFGSYLGFLYWAHELTDEEAQLFLKYKEWFVEVEKTVMNKSYKMVLLLAMLQRGAQEWERPIQLKEAARFFYDYLTAEPYRYRIETRDGKEGSSQKVLGDYHEKEIIKLLKNQPVAKWSGSSKGFACTEDDAFFIRLELLPAEREQVFEWTKEICEFRLHYYFEMKYV; this is translated from the coding sequence GTGAACGAAATTCGATTGCTTACTTCTCAGGTAATTCAGCAGATTATACAGGAGATGCAGCAGGCTTCTTCTATTTATATTTTAACGTCATTCACTATGAAGTCGGGTATTGAATTGCTGCGTCCGCATCTAATAGAAGCCAAACGTCGCGGTGCGGAAATTAAGCTTCTGACAGGTGACTATTTGTATGTGACACAGCCGGAAGCGCTAGCTATTCTCGCTGATCTGAACGGTAGCGTTGAGGCGCGATTGTGGCAGAGTGGCGGGCTTTCTTTTCATCCAAAAGCGTATTTATTCGGGCAAAATGACGGGAGAGCCGCTGTCATTGTTGGTTCGTCCAATTTATCTCGATCCGCGCTGACCTATGGAGTTGAATGGAATGTACTTGTTCATTCGGAAGCATCGCATTCGGCATATGAAGAAGCGTCTGAAGAATATATGAAGCTATTTTTCCATGAGCATACGATTCCTATTAATCCAGAGACTGCCACTCAGTATGAATCTGCCTACCAGGAGTATCATCGAAAATATCCGAATCTGGCTGGTACATGGACAGAGAAGGAAGCGTTGGATGTCATGTTTACGCCGGAACTGCCGCCAGAACCCGGAAAAGTAATTGAAACAGCGGAAACATACATAACAGGACAGACGTTAGCGCCAAGAGAAGCGCAGGTTAAGGCTCTAGAAGAGCTGTATAATCGGCAGGAAGAGGGCTATCGCAAGGCGATGGTTGTCATGGCAACAGGGCTTGGGAAAACATATCTAGCAGGATTTTTCGCGCAAAGCTTTCAGCGTATTCTTTTCATTGCGCATCGAGAAGAAATTCTGCTGCAGGCCATGAAATCTTGGAAGCGTGTTATGCCCCAGAGAACGCATGGAATGTATAACGGAAAAATAAAAGAAGAAAGTGCAGGGTGTGTCTACGCGTCAATTTATACCTTATCTCGCCAACAGCACTTAGCCAAGTTTCAGCCAAAAGATTTTGATCTTATTGTGGTTGATGAATTTCATCATGCAGCTGCTGCTTCCTATCGGCGTGTGATTGAATATTTTCAGCCTTCGTTTTTATTGGGGATCACAGCGACGCCGGATCGTCTGGACGGCAAAGATGTATTTGCACTATGCGATGGGAATGTTGCTTATCAAATCCATTTTATTGAAGCGATCCAGCGCGGGTGGCTGGCACCGTTCCATTATTATGGCGTATATGATGAGACAGACTACAGCGCTATCCGCTGGTTGGGGAATCGGTATGACGAAGAACAATTATTATCAGCCCAACTTCGAGAAGGTATGGCTGAGAGTATTCTCAAATCGTACATGCAGCACCGACAAACGCGGGCGTTGGGATTTTGTTCGTCCATTGCGCAAGCTACTTTCTTAGCGAAATATTTTGTGCAGCATGGGGTCAAAGCAGCTAGTCTTCATTCACGATCAACGGATATAAGCCGTGCAGAAGCAATTCGCAGAATAGAAGCGGGAGAATTGGAGATTATTTTGACTGTTGATTTATTTAACGAAGGAGTAGATATTCCGTCGCTGGATACGCTTCTATTTGTGCGTCCTACAGAATCATTAGCCATCTTCACCCAGCAGGTAGGACGTGGACTTCGCCTGCATCCGGGTAAGGAAAAGTGTGTAATTATTGATTTCATCGGGAACTATCGAAATGCAGACGTGAAGCTTCAGCTTTTTGATAAGGACCGACATGAGAAAAAGAAGAAAGCGGTAAGTATAATTGCGCCTGCGAACTGTGAGGTGAATGTAGACCTTCGTGTGATTGATCTGTTGAAGGAGTTAGCGCGCAAGCGGCAGCCGAGAAAGGAACGCATGCTGGAAGCGTTCTTACTAGCAAAACAGGAAATGGGTCGTCGTCCCACATATGTGGAAGCGCATCTGCAGAGTGGAGGCGATGGGGCGGTCTATCGGCAGGAGTTTGGCTCCTACCTTGGATTTTTGTATTGGGCTCATGAGCTGACGGACGAAGAAGCTCAACTTTTTTTGAAATATAAAGAATGGTTTGTAGAAGTAGAAAAGACGGTAATGAATAAAAGCTATAAAATGGTATTACTCCTGGCAATGTTGCAGCGTGGCGCACAGGAATGGGAGCGGCCGATTCAGCTAAAAGAAGCCGCCCGCTTTTTCTATGACTACCTTACAGCGGAGCCATACCGCTATCGTATTGAAACGAGAGATGGAAAAGAAGGTTCATCCCAGAAAGTACTAGGGGACTATCATGAAAAGGAAATTATAAAACTGCTGAAGAATCAACCTGTCGCTAAGTGGAGCGGAAGTTCAAAAGGATTTGCTTGTACGGAGGATGATGCGTTTTTTATTCGGCTTGAACTTCTTCCTGCAGAAAGGGAACAAGTATTTGAATGGACAAAAGAGATATGTGAGTTTCGTCTGCACTATTATTTTGAGATGAAATACGTATGA
- a CDS encoding ABC transporter permease, translating to MEIAHQKTENKEKRRFGESIRAFWVVFSKRKAAMYGLIVVSLVVFIAILAPFLTPFDPVQDVNYGNRIASPTMTHWFGTDEFGRDIFSRVLMGARVSIVISASAVAFSALLGIVVGLVAGYYGGLIDNILMRIVDGLMSFPPILFAIALMAALGNNTSNIILALAIVYAPLFARLIRGTVLSIKEKEFVDAIKVLGGSHIRILFKHILPNCLSPLLIQMTTYFAYAILAEASLSFIGLGVPQPEPSWGNILYDGRQYMIEAPWITIFPGLAIGITVMGLNLLGDGLRDYLDPRMK from the coding sequence ATGGAAATAGCTCATCAAAAAACTGAAAATAAAGAAAAAAGGAGGTTTGGTGAAAGTATAAGGGCTTTTTGGGTTGTATTTTCGAAACGAAAAGCGGCTATGTATGGATTAATCGTTGTAAGTCTAGTTGTTTTCATTGCCATTCTTGCTCCGTTTCTTACACCTTTTGACCCTGTTCAAGATGTCAATTATGGAAATCGAATCGCCTCCCCAACAATGACTCATTGGTTTGGAACGGATGAATTTGGCCGAGATATTTTCAGCCGGGTGCTTATGGGAGCGAGGGTCTCCATAGTTATTTCAGCGTCTGCAGTAGCCTTTTCTGCACTGCTTGGCATTGTCGTTGGACTTGTAGCAGGGTACTATGGAGGGCTCATTGATAATATATTGATGCGAATAGTAGATGGATTAATGTCCTTTCCTCCTATTTTGTTTGCGATCGCTCTGATGGCTGCATTGGGAAACAATACAAGCAATATTATTCTTGCGCTGGCAATTGTGTATGCTCCCTTGTTTGCAAGGCTCATTCGTGGAACGGTTCTGTCTATAAAGGAGAAGGAGTTTGTCGATGCTATTAAAGTTTTAGGAGGATCACATATTAGAATACTATTCAAGCATATTTTGCCGAATTGCTTATCTCCATTATTGATCCAAATGACGACCTATTTTGCATACGCGATTCTAGCAGAGGCTTCTTTAAGTTTTATTGGATTGGGAGTACCGCAACCAGAACCAAGTTGGGGCAATATCCTCTATGACGGAAGGCAATACATGATAGAAGCCCCCTGGATTACCATTTTTCCCGGCCTAGCAATTGGTATTACTGTCATGGGGCTCAATCTTTTGGGTGATGGATTGCGAGATTATTTAGATCCTAGGATGAAGTAA
- a CDS encoding ABC transporter ATP-binding protein, whose translation MTTAPLLELNNVKKHYPIKRGLLQKQVGSVKAVDGIDLQIAPGETFGLVGESGCGKSTLGRMIMQLLEMTEGEMRFKQKNVAAMDTKEKKAFKREVQMIFQDPFSSLNPRQKVIDILKEPFAIHLELDAREKEQRAIGLLERVGLNPQQGNRYPHQFSGGQRQRIGIARALALHPELIVCDEPVSALDVSIQSQIINLLEELQEDYGMSYLFIAHDLGVVKHISQRIGVMYLGSIVELATADELFKNPQHPYTRALLSSIPVEHPKMRKERIFLKGEVPSPSNPPQGCKFHTRCPYVEDVCRKEIPVFKSQNGHSVACHLIK comes from the coding sequence ATGACGACAGCTCCATTATTAGAACTAAATAACGTAAAGAAACATTACCCAATTAAGCGGGGTCTTCTGCAAAAGCAGGTGGGAAGTGTGAAAGCTGTTGATGGGATTGATTTGCAGATAGCCCCCGGAGAAACCTTTGGATTGGTAGGAGAAAGCGGCTGCGGAAAAAGTACATTAGGTCGCATGATTATGCAGTTATTGGAAATGACAGAGGGTGAAATGCGATTTAAACAAAAAAATGTAGCTGCTATGGATACAAAAGAGAAGAAGGCATTTAAAAGAGAAGTTCAAATGATCTTTCAAGACCCGTTTTCTTCATTAAATCCAAGGCAGAAAGTCATTGATATTTTAAAGGAACCGTTTGCTATCCACTTGGAACTTGATGCAAGGGAGAAAGAGCAAAGAGCGATTGGCTTGCTAGAAAGAGTCGGCTTAAATCCGCAACAGGGAAATCGTTACCCTCATCAATTCAGCGGTGGACAGAGGCAGCGTATTGGTATTGCGAGAGCACTCGCATTACATCCAGAGCTAATTGTATGTGATGAACCGGTTTCTGCACTTGATGTTTCCATCCAGTCACAGATTATTAATCTATTAGAAGAACTTCAAGAGGATTATGGGATGTCATATTTATTTATTGCCCACGATCTAGGAGTAGTCAAGCATATTAGCCAGCGCATAGGTGTAATGTATTTAGGCAGTATCGTCGAGCTTGCTACGGCGGATGAGTTATTCAAAAATCCACAGCATCCGTATACCCGTGCTTTATTATCATCCATCCCGGTAGAACATCCAAAAATGAGAAAGGAACGCATCTTTCTAAAAGGGGAGGTTCCTAGCCCCTCCAACCCACCACAGGGATGTAAATTTCATACTCGCTGTCCATATGTAGAAGATGTCTGCAGAAAAGAAATTCCTGTATTCAAAAGTCAAAATGGACATAGTGTAGCCTGCCATCTTATTAAATGA
- a CDS encoding alpha/beta fold hydrolase, whose amino-acid sequence MLTSEGSPLPTRHDFTSGNLTLSYLDFGGESDKLLLMLHGHMNDARTFFEIAARFTDWRVICLDQRGHGWSDHSPERDYTRESYLEDMYNLIHTELSGQPVTILGHSLGGVNAYQFAARYPTLVNAVIVEDVGVEINADLSFTEDLPDRSASLEELRASLARVGVRAIDYFAESVFEDERGWGFRSDVKGMKFSQQNVNGVWWEDWLSSSCPILLIHGKKSFLLDANQAEQMVSRRLNTRLAVFEKCGHGVHIDDPDGFYLVVKSFLDELQ is encoded by the coding sequence ATGCTTACTTCCGAGGGCAGTCCCTTACCAACGAGACATGATTTCACATCAGGCAATCTTACGCTTTCCTATCTTGATTTTGGTGGAGAGAGTGACAAGCTGCTGCTTATGCTGCATGGACATATGAATGATGCCAGAACATTTTTTGAAATAGCTGCTAGATTTACGGATTGGCGCGTGATTTGTTTGGATCAACGCGGCCACGGTTGGAGCGATCACTCTCCGGAAAGGGACTATACAAGAGAAAGCTACCTAGAGGATATGTACAACTTAATTCATACGGAGCTTAGCGGACAGCCTGTAACGATCCTGGGCCATTCCTTGGGTGGTGTAAATGCGTATCAGTTTGCCGCGCGCTATCCCACTCTTGTCAATGCCGTCATTGTGGAGGATGTCGGTGTAGAGATTAACGCTGACCTCTCCTTTACAGAAGACCTCCCCGATCGTTCTGCATCCTTAGAGGAACTAAGAGCGTCGCTTGCGCGTGTAGGGGTTAGAGCCATTGATTATTTTGCGGAAAGTGTGTTTGAAGATGAGAGGGGCTGGGGCTTTCGTTCTGATGTGAAGGGAATGAAATTTTCTCAACAAAATGTAAATGGCGTTTGGTGGGAAGACTGGCTGTCCTCTTCGTGTCCGATTTTGCTGATTCACGGTAAGAAAAGCTTCCTATTGGACGCCAATCAAGCTGAACAAATGGTGTCACGAAGGCTGAACACCAGGCTTGCGGTATTCGAGAAGTGCGGTCACGGTGTCCATATCGATGACCCGGATGGTTTTTATCTAGTCGTAAAGAGTTTTCTTGATGAGCTGCAGTAA
- a CDS encoding phosphoribosyl-ATP pyrophosphohydrolase — protein sequence MPSYHKLVRDLIPEIIEQAGKVCTTRKVEKEEYEAALQNKLQEEVKEYLEAKTQEEAKEELADVLEVISALANIHGSSLQDIDTLRIQKAKERGGFAKGIVLIEVKE from the coding sequence ATGCCTAGCTATCATAAGCTTGTTCGCGATTTGATTCCGGAAATCATTGAGCAGGCCGGGAAAGTCTGCACAACGCGAAAAGTAGAAAAAGAAGAATATGAGGCTGCACTGCAGAACAAACTGCAGGAAGAAGTGAAAGAATACCTGGAAGCAAAGACACAGGAAGAGGCAAAAGAGGAATTGGCGGATGTCTTGGAGGTAATTAGCGCTCTTGCGAATATACATGGAAGCTCATTGCAGGATATTGACACACTTCGCATTCAAAAAGCAAAAGAGCGTGGAGGATTTGCGAAAGGCATCGTATTGATTGAGGTGAAAGAGTGA